In one window of Tenacibaculum mesophilum DNA:
- the upp gene encoding uracil phosphoribosyltransferase, whose translation MKTHHLAKQNSILNKFLAELRDTSVQKDSMRFRRNIERIGEVIGYELSKELNYKVKEITTPLGTKKVELPENDIVLCSILRAGLPLHNGVLNYFDDAENAFISAYRHHPNNDEEFEIVVGYFASPSIDGKTLLLIDPMLATGRSMVEVYEGIKKYGTPKEIIIASVIGSVQGVEYVAKHLPESTTLWIGDIDEKLNDKGYIVPGLGDAGDLAYGAKM comes from the coding sequence ATGAAAACTCATCATTTAGCCAAACAAAATTCTATTCTTAATAAATTCCTAGCTGAACTCAGAGACACATCAGTTCAAAAAGATTCAATGCGTTTTCGTAGAAATATCGAACGAATAGGTGAAGTGATAGGATACGAGTTAAGTAAAGAGTTAAACTATAAGGTTAAAGAAATAACAACGCCTTTAGGAACAAAAAAGGTAGAATTGCCAGAAAATGATATAGTATTGTGTTCTATTCTTAGAGCAGGGTTACCACTACACAATGGAGTTTTAAACTATTTTGATGATGCAGAGAATGCATTTATATCAGCATATCGCCATCACCCAAACAATGACGAAGAGTTTGAAATCGTGGTAGGGTATTTTGCTTCGCCTTCAATAGATGGAAAAACATTATTACTTATAGATCCTATGTTGGCAACAGGCCGTTCAATGGTTGAGGTTTATGAGGGCATAAAAAAGTATGGAACGCCAAAAGAAATAATAATAGCTTCGGTTATTGGTTCAGTTCAAGGTGTAGAATATGTAGCTAAACACTTACCAGAGAGCACTACTTTATGGATTGGTGATATTGATGAAAAACTAAATGATAAAGGCTATATAGTGCCAGGTTTAGGAGATGCAGGTGATTTAGCTTATGGAGCAAAAATGTAG
- the feoB gene encoding ferrous iron transport protein B produces MSNRINVALIGNPNTGKTSLFNQLTGLNQKVGNYPGVTVDKKQGVCKLPNDKNATITDLPGTYSINPTSIDESIVLKTLMTTHQEEKPDVIVVVADIENLKRNLLLFSQIQDLEVPTILALNMADQLKRKGISIDVPALEKELHTKVVLMSARTNEGVDDLKKEVANYNSLKVHSTFNELSQKIDSAYFEKLAKVSNEFTAYELWMMLTKNHKPLLSSSEKEAIKEFEGEITKQKKYQHKETIYRYQQINAVLNKTYKVDASKATDVRSKLDRVFTHKIFGYVIFFGLLLLIFQSIFDWASTPMDLIDGLFADIAEFTKAQLPAGMFTDLLTDGIIPGVGGVVIFIPQIAILFLFISILEETGYMSRVVFLMDKIMRRFGMSGKSVIPLISGTACAIPAIMATRTIASWKERLITILVTPFTTCSARLPVYAILIALIIPDTKLFGFLSLQGFTLLALYILGFAAAIIAAYILHKTLKIKNNSLFVVEMPNYKIPSVKNVFFDVLDKTKAFVFGAGKIILAISIVLWFLASHGPSSYENAEKSVIENTANKNLSEEDLAKKIASAKLANSYIGIAGKTIEPVVKPLGYDWKIGIGLISSFAAREVFIGTLATIYSVEDDGEDTTTIKQKMRSEINPETGEKRFNLATGISLLLFYAFAMQCMATLAIVKRETKSWKWPMVQLASMGVLAYLSAFIAYQFLS; encoded by the coding sequence ATGAGTAATCGTATTAATGTAGCCTTAATTGGAAATCCTAATACAGGTAAAACATCATTGTTTAATCAGTTAACAGGGTTAAACCAAAAAGTAGGAAATTACCCTGGTGTTACGGTTGACAAAAAACAAGGGGTTTGTAAATTGCCTAATGATAAAAATGCAACGATTACTGATTTACCTGGTACTTATAGTATTAATCCTACCTCTATAGATGAAAGTATTGTTTTAAAAACTTTGATGACTACGCATCAAGAAGAAAAACCAGATGTAATTGTTGTAGTTGCTGATATTGAAAATTTAAAAAGGAATTTATTACTCTTTTCGCAAATTCAAGATTTAGAAGTTCCGACGATTTTAGCTTTAAACATGGCTGATCAACTAAAGCGAAAAGGGATTTCTATAGATGTGCCAGCCTTAGAAAAAGAACTACATACCAAAGTAGTGTTAATGTCGGCAAGGACTAACGAGGGAGTTGATGACTTAAAAAAAGAAGTGGCTAATTATAATTCGTTAAAAGTACACTCAACTTTCAACGAATTATCTCAAAAGATAGATAGTGCTTACTTTGAAAAGTTAGCTAAAGTAAGTAATGAATTTACAGCTTATGAGTTGTGGATGATGCTTACAAAAAATCATAAACCATTACTTTCTTCCTCAGAAAAAGAAGCAATAAAAGAATTTGAAGGAGAAATTACAAAGCAAAAAAAGTATCAACATAAAGAAACTATATATAGATATCAGCAAATAAATGCTGTTTTAAATAAAACCTACAAGGTAGATGCTTCTAAAGCTACGGATGTACGTAGTAAACTAGATAGAGTTTTTACTCATAAAATATTTGGGTATGTTATTTTCTTTGGATTGTTATTATTGATATTTCAATCTATTTTCGATTGGGCTTCTACTCCCATGGATCTTATTGATGGTTTATTTGCTGATATCGCAGAGTTTACTAAAGCGCAACTACCTGCAGGAATGTTCACCGATTTATTAACTGACGGAATTATTCCTGGAGTAGGTGGTGTAGTAATCTTTATACCTCAAATAGCTATTTTATTCTTGTTTATATCTATTCTTGAAGAAACAGGTTATATGAGTAGAGTAGTATTTTTAATGGATAAAATTATGCGTCGCTTTGGAATGAGTGGTAAAAGTGTAATTCCATTAATTTCAGGTACTGCATGTGCTATTCCAGCAATTATGGCAACTAGAACTATTGCTAGTTGGAAAGAACGATTAATCACTATTTTGGTAACACCCTTTACAACCTGTTCAGCACGATTACCGGTGTATGCAATTTTAATAGCATTAATTATTCCTGATACTAAGTTGTTTGGTTTTTTAAGTTTACAAGGGTTTACTTTATTAGCATTATATATTTTAGGTTTTGCTGCAGCAATTATCGCAGCATATATTTTGCATAAAACATTGAAAATAAAAAACAACTCACTTTTTGTGGTTGAAATGCCTAATTATAAGATACCATCAGTAAAAAATGTGTTTTTTGATGTCTTAGATAAAACAAAAGCATTTGTTTTTGGAGCAGGAAAAATCATTTTAGCAATTTCAATAGTACTTTGGTTTTTAGCGTCTCATGGACCATCATCTTATGAAAATGCTGAGAAAAGTGTTATAGAGAATACTGCAAATAAAAATCTTTCAGAAGAAGATTTAGCTAAAAAAATAGCATCTGCTAAGTTAGCAAACTCATATATAGGAATTGCAGGAAAAACAATAGAACCAGTTGTTAAACCATTAGGTTATGACTGGAAAATAGGTATTGGACTAATTAGTTCTTTTGCAGCAAGAGAAGTGTTTATAGGAACATTAGCTACTATCTATAGCGTAGAAGACGATGGAGAAGATACAACGACTATAAAACAAAAAATGAGGTCAGAAATAAACCCGGAAACAGGAGAAAAAAGATTCAACCTTGCTACGGGAATTTCTTTATTGTTATTTTATGCGTTTGCAATGCAATGTATGGCAACACTAGCAATAGTAAAAAGGGAAACAAAAAGTTGGAAGTGGCCAATGGTTCAACTAGCAAGTATGGGAGTTTTGGCTTATTTATCAGCATTTATAGCCTATCAATTTTTAAGTTAA
- a CDS encoding DUF3575 domain-containing protein has protein sequence MKKIVLAAVVFVSSLTYAQQEVKVDLLDALAFKTLEVSYEYYTTDRSSVGISALFNFEKKSADFRYNEERMFTPFFRHYFTNNSNWNYFGEVFMGINTGERKVEVQGSTIKKYKEYTDGALGLAFGSKYVSSGGFVLDVYGGLGRNLFTSEARSIVPRVGINLGYRF, from the coding sequence ATGAAAAAAATAGTATTAGCAGCTGTAGTTTTTGTCAGTTCTCTCACGTATGCACAGCAAGAGGTAAAAGTAGATTTACTAGACGCATTGGCTTTTAAAACGCTAGAGGTGTCTTATGAGTATTATACAACTGATCGTTCTTCGGTTGGTATTTCAGCTTTGTTTAACTTTGAAAAAAAATCAGCAGATTTTAGATACAATGAAGAACGAATGTTTACTCCTTTTTTTCGTCATTACTTTACAAACAATAGCAATTGGAACTATTTTGGAGAAGTTTTTATGGGAATAAATACAGGAGAAAGAAAAGTTGAAGTTCAAGGGAGTACAATAAAAAAATATAAGGAATATACTGACGGAGCTTTAGGTTTAGCCTTTGGTTCAAAATACGTATCGTCTGGAGGATTTGTACTTGATGTATATGGAGGTTTAGGGAGGAACCTATTTACTTCAGAAGCTCGATCAATTGTGCCAAGAGTAGGAATAAATTTAGGGTATCGTTTTTAA
- a CDS encoding DNA polymerase III subunit, giving the protein MTFDDILGQEHIKNHLQQSAENNRIPHAQLFVGKEGSGTLPMAIAYAQFLLCNFSDNIEACNIKCSKLQHPDLHFAFPVTTNDSVKKHPVSNLFLDDWRSFIEEQPYGSLFNWLQHIGVENKQGQIGVDEAEDIVKKLQLKSYEGGFKVMIIWMAEKMNIAASNKLLKLIEEPPSKTIFILITEDEEQIINTIKSRCQALHFPALSESDIANALTQQKEISENEAIKIAHQSEGNYNKALHILNNNSNDLVFEQWFITWIRAAFRAKGNAAVIQDLIGWSEEIAKSGRETQKQFLQYCLQFFRQALLLNYGTPDLVFLETQSANFELAKFAPFIHSANILIIEKEVSDAQYHIERNGNAKIILLDLSIKLTRLLHTKEEKIQS; this is encoded by the coding sequence ATGACTTTCGACGATATTCTTGGGCAAGAACATATAAAAAACCACCTACAGCAATCGGCTGAAAATAACAGAATTCCGCATGCACAACTCTTTGTTGGTAAAGAAGGTAGTGGTACTTTACCAATGGCAATTGCCTACGCTCAATTCTTATTATGTAACTTCTCCGACAATATAGAAGCTTGTAATATTAAATGTAGCAAACTACAGCATCCAGATTTACATTTTGCGTTTCCTGTAACTACAAATGATTCTGTTAAAAAGCACCCAGTTAGTAATTTATTTTTAGATGATTGGAGGTCTTTTATAGAGGAGCAACCTTATGGAAGTTTGTTTAATTGGTTACAACATATTGGTGTTGAAAATAAACAAGGACAAATTGGTGTTGATGAAGCGGAAGACATTGTAAAAAAATTACAGTTAAAATCATACGAAGGTGGTTTTAAAGTAATGATTATTTGGATGGCAGAAAAGATGAACATTGCCGCCTCTAACAAATTATTAAAACTGATTGAAGAGCCACCTAGTAAAACTATTTTCATCCTTATTACTGAAGATGAAGAGCAAATTATTAATACCATAAAATCTCGATGTCAGGCATTGCACTTCCCAGCACTAAGTGAAAGTGACATAGCCAATGCTCTAACACAACAAAAAGAAATATCAGAGAACGAAGCAATAAAGATTGCTCATCAATCAGAAGGGAATTATAACAAGGCTCTACACATTTTAAACAACAATTCAAACGATTTAGTTTTTGAACAATGGTTTATTACTTGGATTAGGGCTGCATTTAGAGCCAAAGGAAATGCCGCTGTTATTCAAGATTTAATTGGTTGGTCTGAAGAAATTGCTAAATCTGGTAGAGAAACTCAAAAACAATTCTTACAATATTGTTTGCAATTTTTTAGGCAAGCTTTACTTCTAAATTACGGAACGCCAGATTTAGTTTTTTTAGAAACTCAGTCTGCAAACTTCGAACTCGCAAAATTTGCTCCGTTTATTCATAGTGCTAATATCTTAATCATAGAAAAAGAAGTAAGTGACGCACAGTATCATATTGAAAGAAACGGAAATGCTAAAATTATTTTGTTAGATTTATCTATTAAACTAACGCGTCTTCTACACACTAAAGAAGAAAAAATCCAATCTTAA
- a CDS encoding aspartate-semialdehyde dehydrogenase, giving the protein MRVAVVGATGMVGNVMLQVLAERNFPVTELIPVASERSVGNQIEFQGTNYTVVGLQTAVAMQPDIALFSAGGDTSLEWAPKFAAVGTTVIDNSSAWRMDPTKKLVVPEINGDVLTSEDKIIANPNCSTIQLVMALAPLHKEYKMKRVVISTYQSVSGTGVKAVRQLDNEEAGVEGEMAYPHPIGRNALPHCDVFLENGYTKEEMKLVKEPKKILRDDSFAVTATAVRIPTAGGHSESVNVQFEGDFELDKVRELLGKTNGVVVQDDVQNNVYPMPILANNKDEVFVGRIRRDESQPNTLNMWIVADNLRKGAATNTVQIAEYLVAKGLVKPSVIA; this is encoded by the coding sequence ATGAGAGTAGCAGTGGTAGGAGCTACCGGAATGGTAGGTAATGTAATGTTACAAGTATTGGCAGAACGTAATTTTCCAGTAACAGAATTAATTCCTGTTGCGTCAGAGCGTTCAGTAGGAAATCAAATTGAGTTTCAAGGAACAAATTATACAGTAGTAGGTTTACAAACGGCAGTAGCTATGCAACCAGACATTGCATTGTTTTCAGCAGGTGGAGATACCTCTTTAGAATGGGCTCCTAAATTTGCAGCTGTTGGTACAACGGTAATTGATAACTCATCTGCTTGGAGAATGGATCCAACGAAGAAATTAGTTGTTCCAGAAATTAACGGAGATGTATTAACCAGTGAAGATAAAATCATTGCAAACCCAAATTGTTCTACGATTCAATTGGTAATGGCATTAGCTCCGTTACACAAAGAGTATAAAATGAAGCGTGTGGTAATTTCAACGTATCAATCAGTTTCGGGAACTGGTGTTAAAGCGGTTCGTCAATTAGATAATGAAGAAGCGGGAGTTGAAGGCGAAATGGCATATCCGCACCCTATTGGAAGAAATGCATTACCACATTGTGATGTATTTTTAGAAAATGGATATACTAAAGAAGAAATGAAGCTGGTAAAAGAACCTAAAAAGATTTTACGAGACGATTCTTTTGCAGTAACAGCTACAGCGGTTAGAATACCTACAGCTGGAGGGCATTCAGAATCGGTAAATGTTCAATTTGAAGGCGATTTTGAATTAGACAAAGTACGTGAATTACTTGGTAAAACTAATGGTGTGGTTGTACAAGATGATGTGCAAAATAATGTATACCCAATGCCTATTTTAGCAAATAATAAAGATGAGGTTTTTGTGGGTAGGATTAGAAGAGATGAATCTCAACCAAATACGTTAAATATGTGGATTGTTGCTGACAACTTGCGTAAAGGAGCGGCAACTAATACAGTTCAAATAGCAGAATATTTAGTGGCTAAGGGCTTAGTTAAGCCATCGGTTATTGCTTAG
- a CDS encoding HD domain-containing protein, with the protein MNREQIIQNTIEFVKETLKGAEGGHDFFHIERVYKNALLIAKNENVDEFVVSLGALLHDIADSKFHNGDETVGPQKARVFLESQQVLEEIITHIEKIITNISFKGGNFKQSFTSPELNVIQDADRLDAVGAVGIARCFNYGGFKNRELYNPEIPPNLKMTKEEYKKSTAPTINHFYEKLLLLKDKMNTTTGKAIAEQRHAYMEGFLEQFYKEWNGII; encoded by the coding sequence ATGAACAGAGAACAAATAATACAGAATACTATTGAGTTTGTAAAAGAGACCTTGAAAGGAGCAGAAGGAGGACATGATTTTTTTCATATTGAACGTGTATATAAAAACGCCTTATTAATTGCAAAAAATGAAAATGTTGATGAGTTTGTGGTTTCTTTAGGTGCATTGTTGCATGATATAGCGGATAGTAAATTTCATAATGGTGATGAAACTGTTGGTCCGCAAAAAGCAAGAGTTTTTCTTGAAAGTCAACAAGTATTAGAAGAAATAATTACTCATATAGAAAAAATTATCACCAATATCTCTTTTAAAGGAGGAAACTTTAAACAAAGTTTCACTTCTCCTGAGTTAAATGTTATCCAAGATGCAGACCGATTAGATGCCGTAGGGGCTGTTGGAATAGCTCGTTGTTTTAATTATGGTGGATTTAAAAATAGAGAATTATACAATCCAGAAATTCCTCCTAATTTAAAAATGACAAAAGAAGAATATAAAAAATCAACAGCGCCTACTATTAATCATTTTTATGAGAAATTATTGTTGTTAAAAGATAAAATGAATACTACAACAGGAAAAGCAATCGCGGAGCAAAGACATGCTTATATGGAAGGTTTTTTAGAACAATTCTATAAAGAATGGAATGGAATTATTTAG
- a CDS encoding FeoA family protein, which translates to MSTIASLHLGEKGIISEECLDKIPLKLLEMGCLPGSEVELLQIAPLKDPMYICVNGSHLAIRKETACQISIIKL; encoded by the coding sequence TTGAGTACTATCGCATCGTTACATTTAGGGGAAAAAGGAATTATATCTGAAGAGTGCTTAGATAAGATTCCGTTGAAATTATTAGAAATGGGGTGTTTACCCGGAAGTGAAGTAGAGTTGCTTCAAATAGCTCCATTAAAAGACCCAATGTATATATGTGTAAACGGAAGTCATTTAGCGATTCGAAAAGAAACAGCTTGTCAAATTTCAATTATAAAACTATAG
- a CDS encoding sensor histidine kinase produces the protein MILLVLLASILIVMVTIYQYDEQTKDYNTARFERKEFSTKQDIEIELKRRTTYPVTTENLAKIFQDRIYDIAYVHKLTISMYDMDGKLLKSSIPYNFDKKEGQDLPNETVKDLANNSNHKILKSRTEKGITYQSSYTYLNDPRFKRIGILELQIAQDNEEQKHELREFISRLSLVYLLMLIIAIVLAYFLSTYITRSIQTISQKINETRLNKRNEKITLNSASSEINSLVAAYNNMIDQLEESAVKLAQSEREQAWREMAKQVAHEIKNPLTPMRLSVQSFERKFNPEDPNIKEKMSEYSETLIQQIDVMSSIASAFSDFAKMPTQRREKLNVVDIVKHSLDIFTEDYIHYFPQEKELYASLDKTQLIRIVTNLVKNSIQAIKDTDKNPKIEVKVASEGNSVKITVSDNGKGISEENKELIFEPKFTTKTSGMGLGLSIIKNIIEAYDGTISFTSTKGVGTVFTVILPKT, from the coding sequence ATGATACTTTTAGTGCTATTGGCATCAATTTTAATTGTAATGGTTACCATATACCAATATGATGAGCAAACAAAAGATTATAATACTGCACGTTTTGAACGTAAAGAGTTTTCTACAAAACAAGACATTGAAATAGAACTCAAACGCAGAACCACATATCCAGTAACTACTGAGAATTTAGCTAAAATTTTTCAAGATAGAATTTACGATATAGCATACGTTCATAAACTTACAATTTCTATGTATGATATGGATGGAAAGTTGCTAAAATCTTCCATTCCTTATAATTTTGATAAAAAAGAAGGACAAGATCTTCCTAATGAAACTGTTAAAGATTTAGCCAACAACTCAAATCATAAAATTTTAAAAAGTAGAACTGAAAAAGGTATCACTTACCAATCTTCATACACTTACTTAAACGACCCTCGTTTTAAAAGGATTGGAATTTTAGAATTACAAATTGCACAAGATAATGAAGAGCAAAAACATGAACTACGAGAGTTTATTTCTCGTCTATCATTAGTTTATTTGCTAATGCTCATTATTGCCATTGTTTTAGCTTACTTTTTATCAACTTATATTACTAGATCCATTCAAACTATCTCGCAAAAAATAAACGAGACCCGTTTAAATAAGCGTAACGAAAAAATTACTTTAAACTCTGCTAGTTCAGAAATCAATTCGCTGGTTGCCGCTTATAACAACATGATTGACCAGTTAGAAGAAAGTGCTGTAAAACTAGCGCAAAGTGAGCGAGAACAAGCCTGGAGAGAAATGGCCAAACAGGTAGCTCACGAGATTAAAAATCCGTTAACACCTATGCGCTTGTCAGTACAAAGTTTTGAAAGAAAATTCAATCCAGAAGATCCTAATATCAAAGAAAAAATGTCTGAATACAGCGAAACACTTATTCAGCAAATTGATGTAATGAGTTCTATTGCTTCAGCTTTTTCTGATTTTGCTAAAATGCCTACACAACGTAGAGAAAAGTTAAATGTAGTTGATATCGTTAAACATTCTTTAGATATTTTTACTGAAGATTACATACATTATTTCCCCCAAGAAAAAGAGTTGTATGCCAGTTTAGACAAAACACAGTTGATACGAATTGTCACGAACTTAGTTAAAAACTCAATTCAAGCAATAAAAGACACTGATAAAAACCCTAAAATAGAAGTTAAAGTTGCTTCTGAAGGAAATAGTGTTAAAATAACAGTTTCTGATAACGGAAAAGGTATTAGCGAAGAAAATAAGGAGTTAATTTTCGAGCCTAAATTTACTACTAAAACTAGTGGAATGGGCTTAGGACTATCTATCATAAAAAATATAATTGAAGCGTATGACGGTACAATATCCTTTACTTCAACTAAAGGGGTTGGAACTGTTTTTACTGTAATATTACCTAAAACATAA
- a CDS encoding alpha/beta fold hydrolase: protein MIAKFKETTVFYTDTSKGSSIVLLHGFLENRTMWNEVVDELSRKNRVICIDLLGHGKTGCVGYIHTMEEMAEAVKFVLRELKIRRATFIGHSMGGYVALAFAEKYQKNVKGICLMNSTSQADSEERKKLRLRAVEMAKENYETLVKMSISNLFAENMRLQLSEEIEKIREEALKTHVRGYIAATEGMRLRENKEVVLQTIEKRLMIAGKNDPILNYTTVEEEAKRTNTSLIAIPNGHMSHVEAKEELLKALTNFIKA from the coding sequence ATGATTGCAAAATTTAAGGAAACAACTGTTTTTTATACAGATACTAGCAAGGGAAGTAGTATTGTTTTATTACACGGGTTTTTAGAAAATAGGACTATGTGGAATGAGGTGGTTGATGAGTTATCCAGAAAAAATCGCGTGATTTGTATTGACTTATTAGGGCATGGAAAAACAGGATGTGTTGGGTATATTCATACGATGGAAGAAATGGCAGAAGCAGTAAAATTTGTTTTAAGAGAATTAAAAATTCGTCGAGCTACCTTTATTGGACATTCCATGGGGGGATATGTTGCCTTGGCATTTGCAGAAAAATATCAAAAAAATGTAAAAGGAATTTGTTTGATGAACTCTACCTCTCAAGCAGATAGTGAAGAACGAAAAAAGTTGCGACTCAGAGCTGTTGAAATGGCTAAGGAAAATTACGAAACATTGGTGAAAATGTCAATTAGCAACTTGTTTGCAGAGAATATGCGTTTACAGTTATCCGAAGAAATAGAAAAAATAAGAGAAGAAGCCTTAAAAACACATGTTAGAGGATATATTGCAGCAACAGAGGGAATGCGTTTGCGAGAAAACAAGGAAGTTGTTTTACAAACAATAGAAAAGAGATTGATGATAGCAGGAAAAAATGACCCAATATTAAATTATACTACTGTTGAAGAAGAAGCAAAGAGAACTAATACCTCATTAATTGCAATACCAAACGGACATATGAGTCATGTTGAAGCAAAAGAGGAACTATTAAAAGCACTAACCAACTTTATAAAAGCTTGA
- a CDS encoding enoyl-CoA hydratase/isomerase family protein, translated as MNFENILVEQTNALATITINRPKKLNALNKATIEELHNAFKALEEDATIKVIIITGSGEKAFVAGADISEFAHFSVEEGGMLARKGQEILFDFVENLSTPVIAAVNGFALGGGLELAMACHFRVASDNAKMGLPEVSLGVIPGYGGTQRLPQLVGKGKAMELIMTAGMISADEAKETGLINHVTSQEELLPLAQKIASKIMRNSSVAISAAIKAVNDNFKDGVNGFESEITEFGNCFGTEDFKEGTTAFLEKRKPEFPGK; from the coding sequence ATGAATTTTGAAAATATTTTAGTTGAACAAACTAATGCATTAGCAACTATTACCATTAACCGACCAAAAAAATTAAACGCTTTAAACAAAGCTACTATTGAAGAGCTTCATAATGCTTTTAAAGCCTTGGAAGAAGACGCTACTATTAAAGTAATTATTATCACAGGTAGTGGAGAAAAAGCATTTGTTGCTGGGGCAGACATCTCTGAATTTGCACATTTCTCTGTTGAAGAAGGAGGAATGTTAGCAAGAAAAGGACAGGAAATCTTATTTGACTTTGTTGAAAATTTATCAACTCCTGTTATTGCTGCTGTAAATGGTTTTGCTTTAGGTGGCGGACTAGAATTAGCAATGGCTTGTCATTTTAGAGTAGCTTCAGACAATGCTAAAATGGGGCTACCTGAAGTTTCTTTAGGAGTTATCCCTGGTTATGGCGGAACACAACGCTTGCCTCAATTAGTAGGTAAAGGAAAAGCCATGGAGTTAATTATGACAGCAGGTATGATTTCTGCTGATGAAGCTAAAGAAACTGGATTGATAAACCATGTAACTTCGCAAGAAGAATTATTACCTTTAGCTCAAAAAATAGCTTCAAAAATTATGCGTAACTCTTCTGTTGCCATTAGTGCAGCAATTAAAGCTGTAAATGATAATTTTAAAGACGGTGTGAATGGTTTTGAAAGCGAAATTACAGAGTTTGGAAACTGTTTTGGAACTGAAGACTTTAAAGAAGGGACTACTGCTTTTTTAGAAAAACGTAAACCTGAATTTCCAGGAAAGTAA
- the brnQ gene encoding branched-chain amino acid transport system II carrier protein — MHKTKEIFINGFALFSMFFGAGNLILPPFLGKNAGSLWFWVTIGFFITAVFIPMIGILAHAKLQGTMYDFGKKVSPTFSLIYCFVVYTICIALPAPRTASVTHEMAIAPYFSNSSSLVTSTIYFGLVFLFTMNRSKVLNLLGKFLTPLIIFILLAIIFVGFFTAPDMITPTTLKAPFVDGLLEGYQTFDAIASIVVGGVLVISMNFNTNTTFEEKKELITKAGFIAGIGLLIIYAGLIYNGVLFSSTFSESANRTEILNSLSNQTLGNIGSVFLSVLVALACFTTAVGIITGTADYFKGINNNSQKVFTVTAIISCLLGIAVGQFDVKYIINIALPALMFIYPITIVLIVLNVLPEKYTSTLVFKSVVAVTFLFSIPDFLGFIINPNYLVEIKNNIPFANHNLGWVLPAILSFVFSNLIKSKKQISTE, encoded by the coding sequence ATGCACAAAACTAAGGAGATATTTATAAACGGATTCGCTTTATTTTCAATGTTTTTTGGGGCTGGTAATTTAATTTTACCTCCATTTTTAGGAAAAAATGCTGGAAGCTTATGGTTTTGGGTAACTATTGGCTTTTTTATTACTGCTGTTTTTATACCTATGATAGGTATTTTAGCCCATGCCAAACTACAGGGTACTATGTATGATTTTGGTAAAAAAGTATCTCCTACTTTTAGCCTTATATATTGTTTTGTTGTATACACTATTTGTATTGCTTTACCTGCACCTAGAACTGCTTCGGTTACTCATGAAATGGCCATTGCTCCTTACTTTAGTAACAGTAGTTCTTTAGTTACTAGTACAATTTATTTCGGACTTGTTTTTCTTTTTACCATGAACCGGTCAAAAGTACTAAACCTACTAGGCAAGTTTTTAACTCCTCTTATTATATTCATTTTATTGGCTATTATTTTCGTTGGTTTTTTTACAGCTCCAGATATGATTACTCCAACGACCCTTAAAGCTCCATTTGTTGATGGTTTGCTAGAAGGATATCAAACTTTTGACGCTATTGCTTCCATAGTTGTTGGTGGTGTTTTAGTCATTTCAATGAATTTTAATACGAATACAACTTTTGAAGAGAAAAAAGAGCTTATTACCAAAGCAGGTTTTATTGCTGGTATAGGCTTATTAATTATTTATGCTGGCCTTATTTATAATGGAGTTTTATTTAGTTCTACCTTTTCTGAAAGTGCTAATAGAACAGAAATCTTAAACTCTCTGAGCAATCAAACTTTAGGAAATATTGGAAGTGTTTTTCTTAGTGTTTTAGTTGCTTTGGCTTGTTTTACAACAGCGGTTGGAATTATTACTGGAACTGCCGATTATTTTAAAGGAATTAACAATAACTCTCAAAAGGTCTTTACAGTTACTGCTATTATTAGCTGTTTATTAGGAATTGCTGTTGGCCAATTTGATGTGAAATATATTATCAATATTGCACTACCTGCTTTGATGTTTATTTATCCAATTACTATTGTTTTAATTGTACTAAATGTACTACCTGAAAAATATACTTCAACTTTAGTTTTTAAAAGTGTAGTAGCAGTAACCTTTTTATTTAGCATTCCAGATTTTTTAGGTTTTATTATCAACCCTAATTACTTAGTTGAAATAAAAAACAACATTCCCTTTGCTAATCATAATTTAGGTTGGGTATTACCTGCTATATTGAGTTTTGTCTTTTCTAATTTGATTAAAAGCAAAAAGCAAATTTCAACCGAATAA